The Mesorhizobium koreense genome includes a window with the following:
- a CDS encoding 3-oxoacid CoA-transferase subunit B translates to MTAKLTNAQIAWRAAQDIPDGAYVNLGIGFPEMVAKFKPKGREVIYHTENGILGFGEAPPAGEEDWDLINAGKKPVTLKPGASFFHHADSFAMVRGGHLDVAILGAYEVAENGDLANWSTGPGSVPAVGGAMDLVHGARRVAVITDHVTKDGRPKLVRKCSLPLTGVGCVTTVYTSLAVVDIVNARFVLREKLPGMGLDELQGLTGATLTVDGDVKDLIVPEV, encoded by the coding sequence ATGACCGCCAAGCTGACCAATGCGCAGATCGCGTGGCGCGCCGCGCAGGACATCCCCGACGGGGCCTATGTAAATCTCGGCATCGGCTTCCCCGAGATGGTGGCCAAGTTCAAGCCTAAAGGTCGCGAGGTCATCTATCATACGGAGAACGGCATCCTTGGCTTCGGCGAGGCGCCGCCCGCGGGCGAGGAAGACTGGGACCTGATCAATGCCGGCAAGAAGCCGGTCACGCTGAAACCGGGCGCATCGTTCTTCCATCATGCGGACTCGTTTGCGATGGTACGCGGCGGGCATCTCGATGTTGCGATCCTGGGTGCCTACGAGGTCGCGGAAAACGGCGATCTTGCCAATTGGAGCACGGGTCCTGGCTCGGTGCCGGCGGTCGGCGGGGCGATGGACCTGGTCCATGGTGCAAGGCGTGTCGCAGTCATCACCGACCATGTCACCAAGGACGGCAGGCCGAAGCTCGTCAGGAAATGCAGCCTGCCGCTGACCGGCGTCGGCTGCGTGACTACGGTCTATACCAGCTTGGCGGTGGTCGATATCGTGAATGCGCGGTTCGTGCTCCGTGAAAAGCTGCCGGGCATGGGGCTCGACGAACTGCAGGGCTTGACGGGGGCGACGCTGACGGTCGATGGCGACGTCAAGGATTTGATCGTGCCGGAGGTTTGA
- the pcaF gene encoding 3-oxoadipyl-CoA thiolase, with protein MAEAFICDYIRTPIGRFAGSLAAVRADDLGAIPLRALMERNKGVDWEAVDDLLYGCANQAGEDNRNVARMALLLAGMPKEMPAATINRLCGSGMDATISAARAIKAGEAEIIVAGGVESMSRAPFVMPKADTAFSRHAEIYDTTIGWRFVNPLMKKQYGIDSMPETGENVAEQFQISRKDQDAFAVRSQEKAVAAQGNGRLAKEIVQVTIPQRKGDPIVVDKDEHPRAGTTLEVLAKLPTPFREGGTVTAGNASGVNDGAAALIVASEAAIEKYDLKPIARILGGAAAGVEPRIMGFGPAPATKKLCERLGLKPSDFDVIELNEAFASQGIAVLRDLGIPEDAEFVNPNGGAIALGHPLGMSGARIAGTAALELNERRGTLALATMCIGVGQGIAVALERV; from the coding sequence ATGGCCGAAGCTTTTATCTGTGACTACATCCGCACTCCGATCGGCCGCTTCGCTGGCTCGCTTGCCGCCGTCCGCGCCGACGATCTCGGAGCGATCCCGCTGCGCGCGCTGATGGAGCGCAACAAGGGCGTCGACTGGGAAGCGGTGGACGATCTCCTCTATGGCTGCGCCAACCAGGCCGGCGAGGACAACCGCAACGTCGCGCGCATGGCGCTGCTTCTCGCCGGCATGCCGAAGGAAATGCCGGCCGCGACCATCAATCGGCTGTGCGGTTCGGGCATGGACGCCACCATTTCCGCCGCTCGCGCCATCAAGGCCGGCGAGGCTGAAATCATCGTCGCCGGCGGCGTTGAATCCATGAGCCGCGCGCCCTTCGTCATGCCGAAGGCGGACACGGCCTTTTCGCGGCATGCGGAAATCTATGACACCACCATCGGCTGGCGCTTCGTCAACCCGCTGATGAAGAAGCAGTACGGCATCGATTCCATGCCGGAGACCGGCGAAAACGTCGCCGAGCAGTTCCAGATCAGCCGCAAGGACCAGGATGCGTTCGCTGTGCGCAGCCAGGAGAAGGCGGTCGCCGCCCAAGGCAACGGACGGCTGGCGAAGGAGATCGTCCAGGTGACCATCCCGCAGCGCAAGGGCGATCCGATCGTGGTCGACAAGGACGAGCACCCGCGCGCCGGCACCACGCTGGAGGTGCTGGCGAAGCTGCCGACGCCGTTCCGCGAGGGCGGCACGGTGACGGCCGGCAATGCGTCGGGCGTGAACGATGGTGCCGCGGCGCTGATCGTCGCTTCGGAAGCGGCGATCGAAAAGTACGATTTGAAACCGATCGCGCGCATTCTCGGCGGTGCGGCGGCCGGCGTCGAGCCGCGCATCATGGGCTTCGGCCCGGCTCCGGCGACGAAGAAGCTCTGCGAACGGCTTGGCCTGAAGCCCTCCGATTTCGACGTGATCGAACTCAACGAGGCGTTCGCCTCGCAGGGCATCGCGGTGCTGCGCGACCTCGGCATTCCGGAAGATGCGGAATTCGTCAACCCGAATGGCGGCGCTATTGCGCTCGGCCATCCGCTCGGCATGTCAGGCGCGCGCATCGCCGGAACGGCAGCGCTGGAACTGAACGAGCGGCGGGGCACGCTCGCGCTGGCGACCATGTGCATCGGCGTCGGCCAGGGCATCGCGGTGGCGCTGGAGAGGGTGTGA
- a CDS encoding type II toxin-antitoxin system VapC family toxin, with product MSPRFLLDTNTISILALNRSKGADKRFVETSLDRVYTSAIVYGEILFGLERRPEKTRLRDTVLPLLAEIRILDWTSKSGVTYATLRAQMEQSGKSLQPLDMLIAAHALEAGATLVTNDRAFRHVPGLEIDDWTAE from the coding sequence ATGAGTCCGCGCTTCCTGCTTGACACGAACACGATAAGCATTCTTGCGTTGAACCGATCGAAAGGGGCGGATAAGCGGTTTGTCGAGACATCGCTCGACCGCGTTTACACATCAGCAATAGTCTACGGCGAAATTCTGTTTGGGCTCGAGCGCCGGCCGGAAAAAACGAGGCTGAGGGACACTGTACTCCCGCTATTGGCCGAAATCCGAATTCTGGATTGGACATCAAAGAGCGGCGTCACTTACGCGACCCTTCGCGCGCAAATGGAACAGTCTGGGAAATCCCTCCAGCCCCTCGACATGCTGATAGCCGCCCACGCGCTTGAAGCCGGCGCGACGCTGGTCACAAACGACCGGGCGTTTCGACATGTGCCGGGGTTGGAAATCGACGATTGGACAGCCGAATAA
- a CDS encoding antitoxin: protein MNETPRIPKPAAVGKLFKNGRSQAVRIPAEFRFEGTEVEFRPGPNPGEVIIAPVYRRTGNLQKFFEARDKLRPEDIPEGFPWRDRRPHDRDPFA, encoded by the coding sequence ATGAACGAAACGCCTCGCATTCCAAAACCTGCTGCCGTCGGTAAGCTGTTCAAGAATGGACGTAGCCAGGCGGTAAGGATTCCAGCCGAGTTTCGCTTCGAAGGAACAGAGGTCGAATTCCGCCCTGGGCCTAATCCGGGTGAAGTGATCATCGCGCCGGTCTATCGACGTACCGGTAATCTACAGAAGTTCTTCGAGGCCAGGGATAAGCTGCGTCCGGAAGATATTCCGGAAGGGTTCCCATGGCGTGACAGGCGTCCGCATGATCGTGATCCCTTTGCATGA
- a CDS encoding GlxA family transcriptional regulator, whose product MKNETSIFRPERDTLVLTFLVLSGASIMCVASAIDPLRAANRISGRNVFEWKIVSADGKSPLTSCGMPVAVSGPLDPGIRTNVLVVIAGFGNREQATPALLSRIRRTARSARAYGGVEAGAWLIARAGLLEGRAATTHWEDMEDFAAAFPESDIRPDRYVIDGPAFTTGGASPTFDLMLHLVRSRLGMAVALDVASVFIYDQAHASSDAQPLVSLGRLDGYDPRLAQAIRLMETYIDHPLTISAIARRTGVTARSLETIFRRSIGETPGAYYLRLRLGAARRLVLDTRIPMADIAARTGFSSAAAFSRAFSRAFDKAPVRMRRA is encoded by the coding sequence ATGAAAAACGAAACATCCATCTTCCGCCCGGAACGCGATACACTCGTGCTGACCTTCCTCGTGCTCTCGGGCGCGTCGATCATGTGCGTGGCATCCGCGATCGACCCGCTGCGCGCCGCCAACCGTATCAGCGGGCGAAATGTTTTTGAATGGAAGATCGTCTCGGCGGACGGTAAGTCACCACTTACGAGCTGCGGGATGCCGGTTGCCGTCTCCGGCCCGCTCGATCCGGGGATAAGGACCAATGTTCTCGTCGTCATCGCCGGCTTCGGCAATCGCGAACAGGCGACCCCCGCCCTCCTCTCGCGGATCAGGCGGACGGCAAGGTCGGCACGCGCCTATGGCGGTGTCGAAGCGGGTGCCTGGCTGATCGCCCGCGCCGGCCTGCTGGAAGGCAGGGCCGCCACTACCCATTGGGAAGACATGGAGGACTTCGCCGCCGCCTTCCCCGAAAGCGACATCCGGCCTGACCGCTATGTGATCGACGGCCCGGCCTTCACCACCGGCGGCGCCTCACCGACCTTCGACTTGATGCTGCACCTCGTCCGCAGCCGGCTCGGCATGGCGGTGGCGCTCGACGTGGCAAGCGTCTTTATCTACGATCAGGCGCATGCCTCGTCGGACGCCCAGCCGCTGGTGTCGCTCGGCCGCCTCGACGGCTACGATCCACGTCTGGCGCAGGCGATCCGCCTGATGGAAACGTATATCGATCACCCGCTCACCATTTCCGCCATCGCCCGGCGGACCGGCGTCACGGCACGTTCGCTGGAGACGATTTTCCGCAGATCGATCGGAGAGACTCCCGGCGCCTATTATCTCAGGTTGCGGCTCGGCGCGGCACGCAGGCTCGTGCTCGACACAAGGATACCGATGGCCGACATTGCCGCGCGTACCGGCTTCTCCTCCGCCGCCGCCTTCAGCCGGGCTTTCAGCCGCGCCTTCGACAAGGCGCCCGTCCGGATGCGGAGAGCGTAG
- a CDS encoding 3-keto-5-aminohexanoate cleavage protein has product MPLAMNREVFITCAVTGSGGTQDRSPHVPRSPQQIAESAIAAAKAGAAVVHCHVRDPETGKPRRDVSLYREVTERIRAANVDVVLNLTAGMGGDMVFGPTESPLPLREAGTDMAGAAERVEHVRQCLPEICTLDCGTMNFAEADYVMTNTPGMLRAMGSMMTELGVKPEIEAFDTGHLWFARQLVEEKVLKPDALVQLCMGVPWGAPDDLNTFMAMVNNVPKEWTFSAFSLGRSQMAYVAAAVLAGGNVRVGLEDNLWLDKGVLATNAQLVERAVTIIENLGARVIGPGEVRKKLGLTKRAPLAKAA; this is encoded by the coding sequence ATGCCGCTCGCCATGAACCGTGAGGTGTTCATCACCTGTGCCGTCACCGGATCGGGCGGCACGCAGGATCGCAGCCCGCACGTGCCGCGCTCGCCCCAACAGATCGCGGAGAGCGCCATCGCGGCGGCAAAGGCCGGCGCGGCGGTCGTCCACTGCCATGTACGCGATCCCGAGACCGGCAAACCCCGCCGCGACGTTTCGCTCTATCGCGAGGTGACCGAGCGTATCCGCGCGGCAAACGTCGATGTCGTGCTCAACCTCACGGCCGGCATGGGCGGAGATATGGTGTTCGGTCCGACGGAGAGCCCGCTGCCGCTTCGAGAAGCGGGGACCGATATGGCCGGTGCCGCCGAGCGCGTCGAGCATGTGCGCCAGTGTCTGCCGGAAATCTGCACGCTCGATTGCGGTACGATGAACTTCGCCGAGGCCGACTATGTGATGACCAACACGCCCGGCATGCTGCGCGCCATGGGCTCCATGATGACTGAACTCGGCGTCAAGCCGGAAATCGAAGCCTTCGACACCGGGCACCTCTGGTTCGCGAGGCAGCTTGTCGAGGAGAAGGTGCTGAAACCGGATGCGCTGGTGCAGCTTTGCATGGGGGTTCCCTGGGGCGCGCCGGACGACCTCAACACCTTCATGGCGATGGTCAACAACGTACCGAAGGAATGGACCTTCTCCGCCTTCTCGCTCGGCCGCAGCCAGATGGCCTATGTTGCGGCCGCCGTGCTTGCCGGCGGCAATGTGCGCGTTGGGCTGGAGGACAATCTGTGGCTCGACAAGGGCGTGCTCGCCACCAACGCGCAGCTTGTCGAGCGTGCCGTGACAATCATCGAGAATCTCGGAGCGCGGGTCATCGGGCCGGGGGAAGTGCGCAAGAAGCTTGGACTCACCAAACGCGCGCCGCTGGCGAAGGCGGCTTAG
- a CDS encoding carnitine 3-dehydrogenase, producing the protein MAISKAACIGGGVIGAGWVARLVLNGVDVSIFDPDPEASRKVGEVMKNARRAYKAMATGGLPKEGKITYAKSIAEAVAGADFIQESVPERLDLKHKVLAEIDLHAAPDAIVGSSTSGILPSDMQTAMKRGDRLVVAHPYNPVYLLPLVEIVGGKDTSKTAIEKAKALYASIGMKPVVIRKEIEAFVGDRLLEAAWRESLWLIKDGICTVEELDDIMRYGFGLRWAQMGMFQVYRVAGGEAGMRHFMAQFGPCLSWPWTKLMDVPEFNDELVDLIATQSDDQSGQWPIRELEKIRDENLVAIMEALSRTNKGKGWGAGALHRDYVKKLGKVAAKKQISKAAAKAKAEKPRKKKKKD; encoded by the coding sequence ATGGCGATTAGCAAGGCAGCCTGCATCGGCGGAGGCGTCATTGGCGCGGGATGGGTGGCGCGGCTCGTGCTGAACGGCGTCGATGTCTCGATCTTCGATCCGGACCCCGAAGCATCCCGCAAGGTCGGCGAGGTGATGAAGAACGCACGCCGCGCTTATAAGGCGATGGCGACCGGCGGTCTCCCGAAGGAAGGCAAGATCACCTATGCGAAGTCGATCGCGGAGGCCGTCGCAGGCGCCGACTTCATCCAGGAAAGCGTGCCGGAACGGCTGGACCTCAAGCACAAGGTGCTCGCCGAGATCGACCTACATGCAGCACCCGACGCGATTGTCGGGTCCTCCACCTCAGGCATCCTGCCCTCCGACATGCAGACTGCGATGAAGCGTGGCGACCGGCTCGTCGTCGCGCATCCCTATAACCCCGTCTATCTCCTGCCGCTGGTCGAGATTGTCGGCGGCAAGGATACGTCAAAGACGGCAATCGAGAAGGCGAAGGCGCTTTACGCCTCGATCGGCATGAAGCCGGTCGTCATCCGTAAGGAGATCGAGGCCTTTGTCGGCGACCGGCTGCTCGAGGCCGCGTGGCGTGAATCGCTCTGGCTCATCAAGGACGGTATCTGCACCGTCGAGGAACTCGACGACATCATGCGCTATGGCTTTGGTCTCAGATGGGCGCAGATGGGCATGTTCCAGGTCTATCGCGTCGCCGGCGGCGAGGCCGGCATGCGCCACTTCATGGCGCAGTTCGGACCCTGCCTGTCATGGCCGTGGACGAAGCTGATGGACGTGCCGGAGTTCAACGACGAGCTGGTCGATTTGATCGCCACGCAGTCCGACGATCAGTCGGGCCAGTGGCCGATCCGCGAGCTGGAAAAAATCCGTGATGAAAATCTCGTCGCGATCATGGAGGCGCTGTCCAGGACCAATAAAGGCAAGGGCTGGGGTGCCGGCGCGCTGCACAGGGACTATGTGAAGAAGCTCGGCAAGGTGGCCGCGAAAAAGCAGATCTCGAAGGCGGCTGCGAAAGCCAAGGCTGAAAAGCCGAGGAAGAAAAAAAAGAAGGACTAG
- a CDS encoding acyl-CoA dehydrogenase family protein — MNFGLTEEQQLIVDTTRAFVENELYPHEREVERTGHLRPELIRELQAKAIAAGLYAANMPAEVGGAGLDTLTWLLYEKELGRANYALHWTCVARPSNILLAGTEEQKEKYLYPCIRGEKWDCLAMTEPGAGSDLRGMKATAVQDGADWVLNGTKHFISHADLADFAIVFMASGEEDRPNTHGGAKRKKITAFFVDKGAPGFTVREGYRNVSHRGYTNSILEFDDCRLPASQVLGEVHCGFEVANSWLGATRLQVAATCLGRAERALGHAIGYAAERQQFGQKIGKFQGVSFKLADMATELKAAELMVLEAGWKYDAGTVTDQDMAMAKLKATEMLAFVADEAIQIHGGMGLMDDLPLERIWRDARVERIWEGTSEIQRHIISRALLRAVGG, encoded by the coding sequence ATGAATTTTGGCCTCACCGAAGAGCAGCAGCTTATCGTCGACACGACGCGCGCCTTTGTCGAAAACGAGCTTTATCCGCATGAACGCGAGGTCGAGCGCACCGGCCATCTGAGGCCCGAACTCATCAGGGAATTGCAGGCGAAGGCGATTGCCGCCGGGCTTTATGCCGCCAATATGCCGGCCGAGGTCGGTGGGGCCGGGCTCGATACGTTGACCTGGCTGCTTTACGAAAAGGAGCTTGGCCGCGCCAACTATGCGCTGCACTGGACCTGCGTCGCGCGGCCCTCGAACATCCTGCTCGCCGGTACGGAGGAACAGAAGGAAAAATATCTCTATCCCTGCATCCGCGGCGAGAAATGGGACTGCCTCGCCATGACCGAGCCTGGCGCCGGCTCCGATCTGCGCGGTATGAAGGCCACGGCAGTGCAGGATGGGGCGGACTGGGTGCTGAACGGCACCAAGCATTTCATCAGCCACGCCGATCTCGCCGATTTCGCCATTGTCTTCATGGCCTCGGGCGAAGAGGACAGACCCAATACCCATGGGGGCGCCAAGCGAAAGAAGATCACCGCCTTCTTCGTCGACAAGGGCGCGCCGGGGTTCACCGTGCGCGAGGGCTACCGCAACGTATCGCATCGCGGCTACACCAACTCGATCCTCGAATTCGACGATTGCCGGTTACCGGCAAGCCAGGTGCTGGGCGAGGTGCATTGCGGCTTCGAGGTCGCCAATTCGTGGCTCGGCGCGACTAGGCTGCAAGTGGCTGCGACCTGTCTTGGACGGGCGGAGCGCGCGCTCGGCCACGCGATCGGCTACGCCGCCGAGCGCCAGCAATTCGGCCAGAAGATCGGCAAGTTCCAGGGAGTCTCCTTCAAACTTGCCGACATGGCGACGGAACTGAAGGCAGCCGAACTGATGGTGCTGGAGGCCGGCTGGAAATACGATGCCGGCACGGTGACGGACCAGGACATGGCCATGGCGAAACTCAAGGCGACCGAAATGCTCGCCTTCGTCGCCGACGAGGCCATCCAGATCCATGGCGGCATGGGTCTGATGGACGATCTGCCACTGGAGCGCATCTGGCGCGACGCGCGCGTCGAGCGCATCTGGGAAGGCACCAGCGAGATCCAACGACACATCATCAGCCGGGCGCTTTTGAGGGCGGTTGGGGGATGA